Below is a window of Schistocerca cancellata isolate TAMUIC-IGC-003103 chromosome 4, iqSchCanc2.1, whole genome shotgun sequence DNA.
tgtggcagagagagagagggagggagggagggagggagagagggagggagagagggagggagagagggagggagggagggagggagggagggagggagggagggagggagggagggagggagggagggagggagggagggagggagggagggagggagggagggagggagggagggagggagggagggaggggggagggagggagggggggagggaggggggagggagggggggagggaggggggagggagggggtggcagCTGCAGCTGTCTTACCCACAATTTTCCAAAGTTAAATTGTGATAAAACATTAAgccaatttttttcacttactgatcGATATAGTCAATAGTAACACCGAAAGCATCAGCCATGTACTGCAGTGTTAGACTGCGATATGACTCTAATAGCTGTGAGTATGCCATAATCCTCATCTCACGTACATAGAAGCGGTAGTGTGGATTCAGAAAATAGTCTCTCTTAAGAAGTCCCTCAACATGAGCTGTGAAAAGAATTGAAGGTgtcaaacaaaattttcaaacaatcttcacaaaaataaatatatatttcataAAACCAGTTACCTAAATTTTTGAAGAAATCAGCATAAAGGCAGTTgtacagtgaaaataaataatcTTTCACATCTGTATTTGAATGCAACACTTCTAGAATTTCTGAGCCTTTAACAATCTGTAAAGgaataaatatttaacaaatgTGGGACGTATGTTGTCTTAAATATATTCAAACTAAAATAGAAGTTACGAACCAATATATATAGTACTGAAATACTGATGTAATTGGCAATGTGTATTAGATGAGAAGTACGACAAATACTCACCTTGTCCCTCAGTTCATTACGAGGTAGTGATATCATGCTAATATAAACAGTATAACGCACGAATGTATTATAGTCCATGAGTTCATACGATGTAAAAGTAGAAATCGTGTCGAGGAAATAAGCTGCTGCACTTTTGAAATCTCTGATAACCATACAGTACGTTCCTTGGTAAACTTTCAGCCTATTCCTTCTGTCCCAATCACCACCTTCATCTATCAAACTttcaaaaaaaatagaaaatacaaaGAATTATTCCTTTATTCCTCCAATCATTCAGAAACACAACAGTTGACTTTGTTTCCTTATTCTCTCGCTAAATTTTCCTCAACAAATTCTACTAAATATTCCTATGAAACAAATATTCACAACACCTGCAAATCTGAGTTAAGATTTTCAAAAATTTAAGAATTTAACTAATTAATTTATAAATTACCTCTTTGCTTTGTCAATATTCTTAGTTATCAGATCATGATCCAGATAAAACAGACCTATTCGTATTATGTGGAAAACTATGTCCAAACGGTTTCCAAGAGAGACCGTTTTTTCATATGTTTTCCTAAAACACTGCAATGATAAATCctgaaaaacaaaaacattatgGAACACTTTTTCCCAAACAGAACATGGGAGAGATATTTTCAGCTACAACGATACATACCTTCGCACCAATCTTGCAGAGATACTCTGACTTTTTCAAATTAGCATCTCTTACTTCCATTTCACCAAGATTTTTCTCTGCATCTTCAATTGCTTCATCTAGTTCTTTGAGTCTCTGGGTATTGGCTGCCTGCATTCTTGACATCAATTCTTCATCAAGTGGCCAGCCAAGAGAACTGCAGCACTCCTCATAGAATGGTGCCATGtctgtaaataaataatacattttaagATATTTGAAGGCAGAAGTAGTCTCAATGACACAaaattcctcctcccccccctacacacacacacacacacacacacacacacacacacacacacacactatggagacctaagaattttgaagtttccatcttatttattatttccttaacAAGCGTTACACTAATCATGGGTGTAGTACCCCTATATGTGTGAAACTGAATATGCTATgtgtttaaaattgagggtgaggccATTCGCAAACaaacagtcaatgatacttttaacagCACTGTTTACTATTATCTTCTCTTTTGTATCTATGcttgattgattacaatactagtgtcgtctgcaaaaagaactaattctgcttcatGCATATTAGACagaaaatcatttacataaatgGGGAACAACAGTacacctaagattgagccttggggaaccctatAAGTGATTTCTCACCAGTCAGAATTAAGTCACCAGACTACATTTGTTGAGTTACTGAATACAACTTTCCACATTACTTTGGTTAACTATGACTTTATCCACCAGCTCCTTATATCATCAACACAAGATATTACTGAAAAAAGTTGGAGCCATTATATCTCAGCCACGAAAAAACCTAATGCAAAATTTAAAGATGATGTGGTAAGTTTTTCACAAACAGATGCTAGTGAAATGGCAGGTTTTCTTGCTAGGACAAACTATGTAGTGGGAAACTTAAAAAGTTGCATAaactacaaaacactaaaattatacTCTTCTCAGTGCAGTTTTGGCATGATGATCTGCTCCGGTCACACGTTAATGTGTAAACGGTACGAGTACATGAAGAAATTTTGCAAATACTTTAAATATGTCCCTTTTGTAAATATAACTGATATGGGTAAAAGACTTCATACCATTCATGGCCTCCAAATGAatgaacttgaaaaaaaaaatatttgagtgGAGAAATCAAAAATTTAGCTGATAATTTAGTCTTAGCACAAATTGATAGGTTATAGTCACCAACACTGTTTAGTTTTAAGGATTTTTTAAGAGATAACAAAGAAGGCCAGGGCCTAGCTGCTTTATCCAGATTCACACTGGAGAACCAGTTTAAAGATAAGCAAGATTTCATAAAAATACCATGAAGGTGGTTACGGAAAACATCTATGGTCTAAACCAAATTAGCATTAGCAATTTTGTACATACTGCTTCACCTTGCGACACTGTGTAGTACGAAGTTTTCACCTTGTGGTAAAGCCTAATATGAAGTTTTCACTTTGTGACACAGTCTACTATGAAGTTAGTCACTGTTTTTGAGAAAAATAGCAGGAATAATGAGTTGGGAATAATGCTTGACCTTATAATACAGCTTATTCATGAACACTGACATTTAAGATAGGCTATCTCAATGTTGAAAGTATGAGTGGAAAACGTAGtttaaaatgattttgaaaatgagAGTACGATTGATTCATTATGTTTaactgagcactggtgtaaaggaaaagaaatttcttGTCATATATTAGATTCTTTCCAGTTAACAGTTTCAGCAGATAGAGCATATTCAAGGGGGTGGGGTCAAATAATAGTGAGAAACCTTTCATAAAtgaatgtaggttgattcttacaaagaagacagcaatcagccactattaatactgctatttatttaagtaaatagcgctgcAACATGTTTCGAACtgaaaagtttttaattcttccactgcgaaatattcttggtgtgttggtgccatcgaaaattccgtgcgattttgttgcgaagttgcagaattgtattttccaaatattccaaaatatatgcagcacttatataatttttgtgtgtgtgtgtgtgtgtgtgtgtgtgtgtgtgtgtgtgtgtgtgtgtgtgtgtgtagaatatggtgatgtacaaattatgtaagtgctgcatatattttggAATGTTCAGAAAATACAaacctgcaacttcgcaacaaaatcgcgcagaattttcgatggcaccaacacaccaagaatattttgccacagtggaagaataaaaatcgaaaaatgacaattatgtaaagtgtatcttgcaaatcatgtgaacagccatctgatgatgaacttgccagttcgaaaccagtTACGgcactatttacttaaataaatagcagtattaatagtggctggttgctgttttcttctttgtaagaatcaacctacattaattgtacacagccacggtctcacaatgtcaattttagacaaaatagttttcataaatggtaACAGTGGATTAGGTCTAGGTTTTGTGTGTGATGAGTTGCTCTCTAAAGCTACGGCTATATACTTAGAGCATTTAAATATTGTTATTGTATCACTTTAAAGGTAACCCAATGGTGATCCACTAATCTTTTACAAAAAAATtgagtatttctttattttcatagtCCTTAGTGGAGAAAGTATAATAAAGTGATCTTTGGTGACATAAATCCTGTATCTGATGTAACAAAAGACACACTATGtaagtgaatttaaaaatttgttaaacAGTAAACCTCTAAGAAAAATTGCTTATTTTGACACTATACTTACAAATGTTAGTAGAGATTTAATGTGTTCTAATATAGCTGTTTTTGCTTATTCAGATCACGATTCGGTTTGGGTGGAAATGAGTAGGCCTAATATGAAGTCTAAAGAGCTCAAAGAGTCTAATGTGGCCATCTCAAGGCCaataacatacaaaaaaatttctaattttatgGTTTCACTCAAGAGTTATGACTGGAAGCATTTGTTTAATAGTAATAGTCACTGTTCTGCTAATATAGTCTTTGATagattttccactttttttttttaatatttttgagtcCAACTTTCCTCATTACAAATGTTAAGTCAATCCCAACACATGTAACCTGAATAAGCACAGGCACACAAATACATGGTAAATTTTCAACCAGCCAATACAAAAAACAGATTGTTAATATGTTTAGATTTTCATAGATTACACACATATGGCTAAGCTAAGATATTTCAGTAATCAAAAGAATTA
It encodes the following:
- the LOC126183702 gene encoding 26S proteasome non-ATPase regulatory subunit 6; this translates as MPVENMEEEGLDKNPNLMLAQWRFLLSLPEHTNDTQVKHQLLEAITRDNMAPFYEECCSSLGWPLDEELMSRMQAANTQRLKELDEAIEDAEKNLGEMEVRDANLKKSEYLCKIGAKDLSLQCFRKTYEKTVSLGNRLDIVFHIIRIGLFYLDHDLITKNIDKAKSLIDEGGDWDRRNRLKVYQGTYCMVIRDFKSAAAYFLDTISTFTSYELMDYNTFVRYTVYISMISLPRNELRDKIVKGSEILEVLHSNTDVKDYLFSLYNCLYADFFKNLAHVEGLLKRDYFLNPHYRFYVREMRIMAYSQLLESYRSLTLQYMADAFGVTIDYIDQELSRFISAGRLHCKIDKVGGVVETNRPDSKNWQYQATIKQGDILLNRVQKLSRVINI